From Spodoptera frugiperda isolate SF20-4 chromosome 27, AGI-APGP_CSIRO_Sfru_2.0, whole genome shotgun sequence:
ATATAAATGCAAATGGAAAAGTGGTACCACCAAAACGACCGGGTCCCGACTGCAACTGTCGGAGACAATGCTTTCAGAAGGTCCCTGAAGATATTAGACTAAAGACATTTCAAGGTTTCTACTCCATGAAAACTCACGACGAACAAAATGCTTATTTGTTTGGATTAATGAGACAAGTCGATGTCAAGAGAAAAAGAGTTAAATCAAGCAGTCGTCGTACCTGCACGTTTGAATACTTCGTCAGAGTAAAAGGGAGAGAGACTCAGGTGTGCCAAACagctttcaaaaatattcatgcCATAACTGAAAGAAAAGTCAGGGTCCTTTGTAAGAAGATGGATGATGGTGTTATGTTTCCTAGTGACAACCGTGGCAAAAATAGCCATCGCCGTAGTGGAGAGGTTCGGCTGCCATCCGGAATGTTAGATCAAATAAGAAATCATATTTACTCTATTGTTCACACACATCGACTTAAAGATTTCATCAGATTGGACAAAATTGCTGGATTGGAaatcaatatttcaaaaatgtGGAAAGATTACATTAAGACTTTCGATCCCGATAACATATCAGCTACTATGCCTAGATCTAAAAGAAGCATGGACCTAGTCCCACAAGTGGAACAACCACAGCAGGAACCTCAAGTTACACAAGAGGCTTTGGCTCCTATTGCTTATCCAGGAAGTGGTCATCTAGTAAATATAGCTGAAAACTATTTTCAAAATCAGTATCAGACTGCTACATTGACTACAGCCCCAGCAACTAATTTCTATCAAACACCTAATGGTGGACAGAGCATGGGTATTTTGCTGCAATCTGCACCAAGGCCCGCACAGCCCACCACAGCATTCATTGTGTTGCAAGCTAAGCCTGAGCCGCAACAACACTCCACTATCACAATAGACAACCCTTACACACATACTACTGCAACTGAAATGATGCATCACCATGTTGACACCAAAccagaaaagaaaattaagaagGAAAAGAAGAGAGGTCCTTTGGTCAAGCAGTGGAGGTACACTAATATATTCCATGATGAAATTAATGGAGCAGCATTGGCAGCTATCAAAACTAGACTAGGGATGTATTATGCTGAGAGTGATGCTGCTCGCAAGAAGGCCAAGCAGGCACAGGCTCAGGCTCAGGTTCAGGTGCGCCCTACAGAAGTGGTTCAAACACAAACTCCCCCAGAACAGGTTCCACAAATGAGACAGACGCACACAGTTACAATATACACTTAAAGCCTGGAACTATAAAACTTGGCCTTTCAAAAAGTATTGCTTTACAAGAATTTATGGGACTGAATCATTTTGTGTATTTCTAGCTTTACTGAAAAATATCCAGCTTTATTATATCTTAAAAAATGCAATTCTAATATGATTATGCACATTGCATTCATAATCTATTACTAATTTCAGAGTTTGACAAGGATAACTAATAGT
This genomic window contains:
- the LOC118281683 gene encoding uncharacterized protein LOC118281683 produces the protein MADVSNNERKVKFTKNGKIVKRRLRNPEEWHKQKQKRLRIAGLEYINANGKVVPPKRPGPDCNCRRQCFQKVPEDIRLKTFQGFYSMKTHDEQNAYLFGLMRQVDVKRKRVKSSSRRTCTFEYFVRVKGRETQVCQTAFKNIHAITERKVRVLCKKMDDGVMFPSDNRGKNSHRRSGEVRLPSGMLDQIRNHIYSIVHTHRLKDFIRLDKIAGLEINISKMWKDYIKTFDPDNISATMPRSKRSMDLVPQVEQPQQEPQVTQEALAPIAYPGSGHLVNIAENYFQNQYQTATLTTAPATNFYQTPNGGQSMGILLQSAPRPAQPTTAFIVLQAKPEPQQHSTITIDNPYTHTTATEMMHHHVDTKPEKKIKKEKKRGPLVKQWRYTNIFHDEINGAALAAIKTRLGMYYAESDAARKKAKQAQAQAQVQVRPTEVVQTQTPPEQVPQMRQTHTVTIYT